The Pseudomonas fluorescens genome includes a window with the following:
- a CDS encoding gamma-butyrobetaine dioxygenase codes for MNTAAAFADFRHYPLIFPLTAVTPLADRIQVMWADGRASPFHHPWLRDNCPCPQCVYSVTREQVLEIIDVPEDIAPGATYLDDEGCLCVNWQDGHQSRFDPGWLRAHAYDDQSRAERLANKPRRQLWRHDLQLPVFDYPALMDDAHALLQWLLAVRDIGLTQVRGVPTEPGSLTRIAQRISFIRESNFGVLFNVQSKADADSNAYTAFNLPLHSDLPTRELQPGLQFLHCLVNDADGGESIFVDGFAIAEALRQEDPEAFDALCRIPVEFRNKDRRSDYRCLAPIIALDALGQVSEIRMANFLRGPFDTTVEQMPKLYRAYRRFIALTREPQFRLVQRLEPGQLWCFDNRRTLHARNAFDPASGARHFQGCYVDRDELLSRILVLQR; via the coding sequence ATCCAAGTGATGTGGGCCGATGGCCGGGCAAGCCCCTTTCATCACCCGTGGCTGCGGGACAACTGCCCTTGCCCTCAATGCGTCTACAGCGTCACCCGCGAGCAGGTGCTGGAAATCATCGACGTCCCTGAAGACATTGCCCCCGGCGCAACCTACCTCGACGACGAAGGCTGCCTGTGCGTGAACTGGCAGGACGGTCACCAGAGCCGTTTCGACCCGGGCTGGTTGCGCGCCCACGCCTACGATGATCAGTCCCGGGCCGAGCGCCTGGCGAACAAGCCTCGGCGCCAACTGTGGCGGCACGACCTGCAATTGCCAGTGTTCGACTACCCGGCACTGATGGACGATGCCCATGCGTTGTTGCAATGGTTGCTGGCGGTGCGCGACATCGGCCTGACCCAGGTGCGCGGCGTACCCACCGAACCCGGCTCGCTGACACGGATTGCCCAGCGCATTTCCTTTATTCGCGAGAGCAACTTCGGTGTGCTGTTCAATGTGCAGTCCAAAGCCGATGCCGACAGCAACGCCTACACCGCTTTCAACCTGCCATTGCACAGTGATTTGCCGACCCGGGAATTACAGCCGGGGCTGCAATTCTTGCATTGCCTGGTGAATGACGCCGACGGTGGCGAGAGCATTTTTGTCGACGGGTTTGCCATTGCTGAAGCACTGCGCCAGGAAGACCCCGAGGCCTTCGACGCGCTGTGCCGGATCCCCGTGGAGTTTCGCAACAAGGACCGTCGCAGCGACTACCGCTGCCTGGCGCCAATCATCGCGCTGGACGCCCTCGGCCAGGTTTCGGAAATCCGCATGGCGAACTTCCTGCGTGGGCCGTTCGACACCACGGTCGAGCAGATGCCCAAGCTTTACCGCGCCTACCGCCGCTTCATTGCCCTGACCCGCGAGCCACAATTTCGCCTGGTACAGCGTCTCGAACCCGGCCAGCTCTGGTGCTTCGACAACCGCCGCACCCTCCACGCCCGCAATGCCTTCGACCCGGCCTCCGGGGCCCGGCATTTCCAGGGATGCTATGTGGATCGGGATGAGTTGTTGTCGCGGATTCTGGTGTTGCAGCGCTAG